From Longimicrobium sp.:
CTTCGCGATGTTCCAGACGCGACTTCAGTCGCCCCAGCGGACCGGGCGCTCCGCACCCGGGCTGCCGTCGCACCAAACCGCAAAGTGTACGCCCTCTCCCACGCTGTTTGTGGGAGAGGGTGGCACGCGTGTCAGCGCGGCCGGGTGAGGGCCCCACGGCAGCCGAGGCCTCGGGCTCGGTGACCGCTGCCGCGCCCGGGCTTGTACGTGTCCGCCGCTAGATCCTTCGGCCCGCGACGGGTGTGCTGCGGGCCGGTTCGGTGCGCCTGGGCCCCAGGATGACAGGCCTTTGTGAGGCTCCACGGCTTCGGTGACGCGCCGGGCTGGCTCCCTTCCCCCGCGCAGTTTGCGGGGGAAGGGCTGGGGATGGGGGGCCCCGCGGCATGCGCCACAACCTGTCTATCTACCACGCAGCCCTCACTTCGGCGGCTTGCGCTCCCACTTCACCGGGCGCGTGGCGCGCGGGTGCACGTCCAGCTTGCGCGCCCAGGCGCGGAACTCGGGTCCGTGGTCCGGCTTCTTGCCCTGCGCGTGCTGCCACAGGTGGATCATCTCGTGGCGAAGCGTCGCCTCGGACTCGGCGGGGAGCGCGTGCGTGCACAGGACGCGCGAAATGACGATCTCCAGCGGCGACGAGCTGAAATGCCCGTTGCGGCGCCGCATCTGCCCGCTCAGGTACAGCGGCACCTCCGGCAGGGTACCCCCGAAGTGCGCGGCGTTCACCCGGCGGAACTCCGCCAGCAGCCGCTCGATCTGCGGCCGGTCCGACGCCAGCACCTGCCGCGTGCGCGTTCGCCGGGGCGGCACCGACTCGGCCGGGATCAGCGTGATAAAGCGGCGGACCGCATCGCGCGCCCGGTTGCGCGTCCGCGCGTCCCGCGCGGAGAACAGCCGCGCGACGGCCACCAGCACATCCTCCGGCGCGGCGGCGAACGCCGTGTTCAGCCGCAGCGCAGTCCCCCGCTCCGCCACGGAGGCCATCACACGCCGGTTCTTCGTGAACACCACGCGCCGGATCTGCGGGGCAACGGGCGACACGATCGACAAGATCTCCCGTTCCGTGCGCCCGATCGCTTTCGGCCGCGCAGGGGCGGGCTTCGCCGGGGCAGGCGGCGCGGGGCTCACCGCTGGTGTCGATGCGTCCGCGGGCTCTGGGAACGCCTGCTGGACCGCCACGTTCTGCTTCGGAGGACGCGGTGCGGCCTTGGGCTTGGGAGGCTTGGCAGACGATTTCGGCTGGGCACCGGGGGGCGGCGCCCAGCCGAAAAGGTCCAGCACGTCGTCCAGCAGGCTCACGCGACGGCGGCCATCGGCGGGCGTTCCGCGTGGCGGTACTCCACCCGGTACCCCATCTGCCGCGGGATGGCGAGCAGCCGGTCCAGGTCCAGGTCGATGCGCGCCCCCGCCTTCTGCGTCACCTCGTCCTCGATGGGAAGGTCGAAGTCGTTGGCGCCGTACTCCAGCGCGCGGAAGGCGTCCTCGTTCCGGGTGAGGACCGAAGTGCGCACGTGCTTCACGTTGTCCAGGAAGATGCGCGACAGCGCGATGTGCCTCCAGTACTCGCCCGCGCCCACCTCGGTGCCGCCGAACGCCGTACCGTACGGCTTGTACGACCAGCTGAGGAATGAGAACAGGCCGTCGTGCCCCGCGGCCAGACACTGGTCCTGGAAGTCGCGGGTGCGCTGCAGGTGCTCCAGCCGCTCGTCCATCGTCTCGTCGAAGCCGATGACCATCGTTCCCGTG
This genomic window contains:
- a CDS encoding SprT-like domain-containing protein, with product MSPVAPQIRRVVFTKNRRVMASVAERGTALRLNTAFAAAPEDVLVAVARLFSARDARTRNRARDAVRRFITLIPAESVPPRRTRTRQVLASDRPQIERLLAEFRRVNAAHFGGTLPEVPLYLSGQMRRRNGHFSSSPLEIVISRVLCTHALPAESEATLRHEMIHLWQHAQGKKPDHGPEFRAWARKLDVHPRATRPVKWERKPPK